In one Arthrobacter jinronghuae genomic region, the following are encoded:
- a CDS encoding DUF2382 domain-containing protein, with the protein MITNQQVEGLMSGSGSVVGSNGDRIGSVGTFYLDDQTDEPAWVTVNTGLFGTSETFIPLSEATVEGADVLVPYSKEEVKNAPHIESDGSISPDEEVTLYRYYGFSYDDGSSESVSETDTITETRDSGMRGSDMSSGTSTVSESQTSGTSSSSGTSGLSSSSGSSGSGSSGDDAMTRSEERLNVGTENRAVGKARLRKYIVTETVTKQVPVSHEEVRIEREPITDANAGDALSGVELSEDEHEVTLHAEEAVVSKHTEPVERVRLDTETVSGTESVSEEVRKEQIDTDVNDSSSHGKKSGGSGSSGSSGSGSGGSGSGGSRR; encoded by the coding sequence ATGATCACGAATCAGCAGGTCGAAGGACTCATGAGCGGTTCGGGCAGTGTAGTTGGCTCGAACGGTGACCGAATCGGTTCCGTTGGTACCTTCTACCTGGACGACCAGACCGACGAACCGGCATGGGTCACCGTGAACACCGGCCTCTTCGGCACGTCGGAAACGTTTATCCCCCTCAGTGAGGCAACCGTCGAGGGCGCCGACGTCCTGGTGCCCTACTCCAAGGAAGAGGTCAAGAACGCGCCGCACATTGAAAGCGACGGTTCGATCAGCCCCGATGAGGAAGTCACGCTCTACCGGTACTACGGCTTCAGTTACGACGACGGTTCTTCGGAATCCGTTTCGGAAACCGACACCATTACCGAGACGCGGGACAGCGGCATGCGGGGCAGTGACATGAGCAGCGGCACCTCCACGGTGTCGGAGAGCCAGACATCCGGAACCTCCAGCAGCAGCGGCACGTCCGGCCTTTCCTCGTCCTCCGGTTCCTCCGGTTCGGGATCCAGCGGGGACGACGCGATGACCCGTTCGGAGGAGCGACTCAACGTCGGCACCGAGAACCGCGCTGTGGGTAAGGCCCGGCTGCGCAAGTACATCGTGACGGAGACCGTCACCAAGCAGGTGCCGGTCAGCCACGAGGAAGTGCGGATCGAGCGGGAGCCCATCACGGACGCCAATGCGGGGGATGCCCTGTCAGGTGTCGAACTCAGCGAAGACGAGCACGAGGTGACGCTCCACGCCGAGGAAGCTGTGGTTTCCAAGCACACCGAGCCGGTGGAACGCGTTCGCCTGGACACCGAGACGGTGAGCGGCACCGAGAGCGTTTCCGAAGAGGTCCGCAAGGAGCAGATCGACACGGACGTCAACGATTCCTCCTCCCACGGGAAAAAGTCCGGCGGGTCGGGGTCTTCGGGGTCCTCGGGGTCGGGGTCCGGCGGGTCCGGGTCCGGCGGCAGCCGCCGCTAG
- a CDS encoding long-chain-fatty-acid--CoA ligase produces MSAALEPHWVKNYQPGVPAQIELPTESLTAMMEDAVERFGSKVALEFFGAETTYKDLGDRINRAAEGLRKLGVRKGHRVAVILPNCPQYLIAFYAVLRLGAVVVGHNPLYTERELRHQFENHGAKVAIVWDKAVEKVQDFPGDVAVETIVAVNITKAMPRIKRMALALPVPSLRRTRAGLTAKTERTMSWEELLDNAPLSADHPRPSVSDLAALQYTSGTTGIPKGVMLTHYNLRSNALQGKAWMHGAQEGKEVIYGVLPMFHAFGLTLYLTFSVLTGSRLVLFPKFDVDLVLSAAKKSKPTVFCAVPPIYEKTAHESKKRGVDLSTIRYAISGAMTLPAATVKLWEEVSGGLLVEGYGLTESSPVALGNPFAESRRNGTIGVPFPSTEMRVVDPENPVNDVEPGAAGELLVRGPQVFAGYWNNPEDTAEVLLDGGWLRTGDIVTVDEDGFVKVVDRRKELIITGGFNVSPSEVEDVLRTHQHILDAAVVGLPRADGGEQVVAAVVLQEGAELDEAALRAYCRERLTPYKVPRKIVVIEDLPKSMLGKVLRRQVRDALLQDA; encoded by the coding sequence ATGTCCGCTGCCCTGGAACCGCATTGGGTCAAGAACTACCAGCCCGGCGTTCCCGCGCAGATTGAGCTGCCCACCGAATCCCTCACCGCCATGATGGAAGACGCCGTGGAGCGGTTCGGCAGCAAGGTGGCCCTGGAATTCTTCGGCGCTGAAACCACCTACAAGGACCTGGGGGACCGGATCAACCGGGCCGCCGAAGGCCTGCGCAAGCTGGGCGTGCGGAAGGGCCACCGGGTGGCGGTCATCCTCCCCAACTGCCCGCAGTACCTCATCGCGTTCTACGCCGTGCTCCGGCTGGGCGCCGTCGTCGTCGGCCACAACCCGCTCTACACGGAGCGCGAGCTGCGCCACCAGTTCGAGAACCACGGCGCCAAGGTGGCCATCGTCTGGGACAAGGCAGTGGAGAAGGTGCAGGATTTCCCCGGCGACGTGGCCGTGGAAACCATCGTGGCCGTGAACATCACCAAGGCGATGCCGCGGATCAAGCGGATGGCACTGGCCCTTCCGGTTCCCTCCCTGCGGCGCACCCGCGCGGGCCTGACCGCCAAGACCGAGCGCACCATGTCCTGGGAGGAACTGCTCGACAACGCTCCGCTGTCCGCGGACCACCCCCGCCCGTCCGTTTCCGACCTGGCGGCCCTGCAGTACACCTCGGGCACCACCGGCATCCCCAAGGGCGTCATGCTGACGCATTACAACCTGCGGTCCAACGCGTTGCAGGGCAAGGCCTGGATGCACGGCGCGCAGGAGGGCAAGGAAGTCATTTACGGCGTGCTGCCCATGTTCCACGCCTTCGGCCTCACCCTCTACCTGACCTTCTCCGTCCTCACCGGGTCGCGGCTCGTCTTGTTCCCCAAGTTCGACGTGGATCTGGTCCTGTCCGCCGCGAAGAAATCCAAGCCCACCGTCTTCTGCGCCGTCCCGCCGATCTACGAAAAGACCGCGCACGAGTCGAAGAAGCGCGGCGTGGACCTGTCCACCATCCGCTACGCCATTTCCGGGGCCATGACCCTCCCGGCCGCCACGGTGAAGCTCTGGGAAGAGGTCTCCGGCGGTCTGCTGGTCGAGGGGTACGGCCTGACCGAATCCTCTCCGGTGGCCCTGGGCAACCCCTTCGCCGAATCGCGCCGCAACGGCACCATCGGTGTTCCGTTCCCCAGCACCGAGATGCGCGTGGTGGACCCGGAAAACCCGGTGAACGACGTCGAACCCGGCGCCGCCGGCGAGCTCCTGGTCCGCGGGCCGCAGGTCTTCGCCGGTTACTGGAACAACCCCGAGGACACAGCGGAGGTGCTGCTCGACGGCGGCTGGCTGCGGACCGGCGACATTGTCACCGTCGATGAGGACGGCTTCGTGAAGGTGGTGGACCGCCGCAAGGAACTCATCATCACCGGCGGTTTCAACGTTTCGCCGTCGGAGGTCGAGGACGTGCTGCGCACCCACCAGCACATCCTCGACGCCGCCGTGGTGGGCCTGCCCCGGGCCGACGGCGGCGAGCAGGTGGTGGCCGCCGTCGTCCTGCAGGAAGGTGCCGAGCTCGATGAAGCAGCTCTGCGCGCCTACTGCCGTGAGCGGCTCACGCCTTACAAGGTGCCGCGGAAGATCGTGGTCATCGAGGACCTGCCCAAGTCCATGCTGGGCAAGGTGCTGCGCCGCCAGGTGCGGGACGCCCTGCTGCAGGACGCGTAG
- a CDS encoding ATP-grasp domain-containing protein: MSTPTVYALHENPEWFPPFARAFEAEGVHVEEWLLTDGVLDLDSVPPEGIFWSRISASSHTRDHGLSKDYARAVLSWLEAHGRRTVNGRRVLELEMSKVDQLTALRAAGIDTPRTVAAVGRHQILAAAKEFPAPFITKHNQGGKGLGVRKFESHGELADYVASEEFEEPADGITLIQEYIVAAEPFITRAEIVGGEFVYAIKADTARGGFQLCPADACAIDPSTGKPIMPPGATIAPDADTQLFSLREDFDHPVIGKYLEFARRNRLEVCGIEFIEAADGRLLTYDVNTNTNYNAAIEAVAPRSAPRALARYLASLVPAAE; the protein is encoded by the coding sequence ATGAGCACCCCCACGGTCTATGCCCTGCATGAGAATCCCGAATGGTTCCCGCCCTTTGCCCGCGCCTTTGAGGCCGAAGGCGTGCATGTGGAGGAATGGCTGCTGACGGACGGCGTCCTGGATCTGGACTCGGTGCCGCCGGAGGGGATTTTCTGGTCTCGGATCAGCGCCTCCTCGCACACCCGGGACCACGGGTTGTCCAAGGACTACGCCCGGGCGGTGCTGTCCTGGCTGGAAGCGCATGGACGGCGCACGGTCAACGGCCGCCGGGTGCTGGAACTGGAAATGAGCAAGGTGGACCAGCTGACCGCCCTGCGTGCCGCGGGCATCGACACCCCGCGCACCGTGGCCGCCGTCGGGCGCCACCAGATCCTGGCCGCGGCCAAGGAATTCCCCGCACCGTTCATCACCAAGCACAACCAGGGCGGCAAGGGCCTCGGGGTGCGGAAGTTCGAATCCCACGGGGAACTGGCGGACTACGTGGCGTCGGAGGAGTTCGAGGAGCCTGCGGACGGCATCACCCTGATCCAGGAATACATTGTTGCGGCCGAACCCTTCATTACGCGGGCGGAGATTGTGGGCGGGGAATTCGTCTATGCCATCAAGGCGGACACGGCCCGCGGGGGCTTCCAGCTCTGCCCGGCCGATGCCTGCGCCATCGACCCGTCCACCGGCAAGCCGATCATGCCGCCCGGCGCCACCATTGCACCGGACGCGGACACCCAGCTGTTCAGCCTGCGCGAGGACTTCGACCACCCGGTAATCGGCAAGTATTTGGAGTTCGCCCGCCGGAACCGGTTGGAGGTCTGCGGCATAGAGTTCATCGAGGCCGCCGACGGCCGGCTGCTGACCTATGACGTCAACACGAACACCAACTACAACGCCGCCATCGAAGCAGTGGCTCCGCGGTCCGCGCCCCGCGCCCTGGCCCGGTATCTGGCGTCCCTGGTGCCGGCCGCGGAATAG
- a CDS encoding alpha/beta hydrolase, whose product MNGTPVRPPYDPQISEIFRAKYAGGAGFTMESLAAVRQASTSSPSDVADLLKSAGQPIVAEHHEIPGYQGGRIGLSVLRGTPTPTGPLIYHSHGGGMVAGDRWSGITAFLDWIEMFDAAIVTVEYRLAPEFPDPFPREDAYAGLEWTVAQAERLNLRRQPLIVAGQSAGGGITASLALMARDRRGPRISGQLLLSPMLDDRDATESLRQFDGTGGWDRQANRFGWSALLGQDHGRRATDPYAAPARTGNLAGLPPAFLECGTAEVFRDETVAYAADLWAAGNDAELHMWAGGFHRYDQLAPDSEITASTIRTRAAWMGRLLRERSAARVRL is encoded by the coding sequence ATGAACGGAACCCCGGTACGGCCGCCCTACGACCCGCAGATTTCCGAAATCTTCCGGGCCAAGTACGCCGGCGGCGCCGGCTTCACCATGGAATCGCTGGCAGCGGTCCGCCAGGCATCAACGTCGTCTCCGTCCGACGTCGCAGACCTGCTCAAGTCCGCGGGCCAGCCAATCGTGGCGGAGCACCATGAGATCCCCGGATACCAGGGCGGCCGAATCGGGCTGTCCGTCTTGAGGGGAACACCCACCCCCACCGGTCCGCTGATCTATCACAGCCACGGCGGAGGCATGGTGGCAGGAGACCGTTGGAGCGGGATAACAGCGTTCCTGGACTGGATTGAGATGTTTGATGCCGCCATCGTCACTGTCGAGTACCGACTGGCCCCTGAGTTTCCCGACCCCTTTCCCCGCGAAGACGCCTACGCCGGGCTGGAGTGGACTGTTGCCCAGGCGGAACGGCTCAACCTTCGCAGACAGCCGCTGATTGTCGCCGGACAGAGTGCTGGAGGCGGCATCACGGCATCCCTGGCCTTGATGGCGAGGGACCGGAGGGGCCCGCGGATTTCGGGACAGCTTCTGCTAAGCCCCATGCTCGATGACCGCGACGCCACCGAATCCTTGCGCCAGTTTGACGGCACGGGTGGATGGGACCGGCAGGCGAACCGGTTTGGCTGGAGTGCGCTCCTCGGGCAGGACCACGGGCGGCGGGCGACGGATCCGTATGCGGCACCAGCACGGACGGGGAACCTCGCCGGCCTGCCGCCGGCTTTTCTCGAGTGCGGCACCGCGGAGGTCTTCCGTGATGAAACCGTCGCCTACGCTGCGGATTTGTGGGCTGCCGGTAATGATGCCGAACTGCACATGTGGGCCGGCGGCTTCCATCGCTACGACCAGCTGGCACCGGACAGTGAGATAACGGCCAGCACCATCAGGACCCGCGCCGCATGGATGGGCCGGCTACTGCGTGAACGGTCTGCTGCCCGTGTCCGACTTTGA
- a CDS encoding 3-carboxyethylcatechol 2,3-dioxygenase: protein MTLAVAAMSHAPSFGNVDPGGTIFAEINSAIDDVRAFVEDFAPDVTIALGPDHFNGVMYEMMPPFCVGAQANGVGDWGTAAGPLPVDSDTARELHRLILEDGIDIARSERLQVDHGVLQPLEFVYGHDFKNPFVPIFVNSVGLPLTPMNRVRAFGEAVGRAAQKLDKKVLIFASGGLSHNPPIPVWDGASDEVKERLIHLEMTPEQREVRESTMLNNIRKFAEGKATTQPLNAEWDTKVLDVFRAGDMTVVDSWTNEWFGAEGGSGAHEVRTWIAAFSALSTAGSYSFQVDRYWPVETWGAGFGVVAAVTDSAA, encoded by the coding sequence ATGACTCTTGCAGTGGCCGCAATGTCCCACGCCCCCTCCTTCGGAAACGTAGATCCGGGCGGAACGATTTTTGCTGAAATCAATTCGGCAATTGACGACGTCCGGGCTTTCGTTGAGGATTTCGCGCCGGACGTCACCATCGCGCTGGGACCGGATCACTTCAATGGCGTGATGTACGAGATGATGCCCCCGTTCTGCGTAGGTGCGCAGGCCAACGGAGTCGGAGACTGGGGCACCGCTGCCGGCCCGCTGCCCGTTGACAGCGATACCGCGCGGGAGCTGCACCGACTCATCCTCGAGGACGGTATCGACATCGCCCGGTCCGAACGGCTTCAGGTGGATCACGGGGTACTACAGCCCCTGGAGTTTGTCTACGGACACGACTTCAAGAATCCGTTTGTACCCATTTTCGTGAACTCTGTGGGGCTGCCGCTCACACCCATGAACCGTGTTCGTGCCTTTGGCGAAGCAGTGGGCCGGGCCGCGCAGAAACTCGACAAGAAGGTTCTGATCTTCGCCTCCGGCGGGCTATCCCACAACCCTCCCATCCCGGTCTGGGACGGCGCGTCCGACGAGGTGAAGGAACGGCTCATCCACTTGGAAATGACGCCGGAACAGCGCGAGGTCCGCGAATCCACGATGCTCAACAACATCCGGAAGTTTGCTGAGGGAAAGGCGACCACCCAGCCCCTCAATGCCGAGTGGGACACCAAGGTGCTCGACGTCTTCCGTGCCGGCGATATGACTGTCGTGGACTCGTGGACCAACGAGTGGTTCGGCGCCGAAGGCGGCAGCGGAGCACATGAGGTGCGCACCTGGATCGCTGCTTTCAGCGCCCTGTCCACTGCCGGCAGCTACAGCTTCCAGGTTGACCGCTACTGGCCGGTTGAAACCTGGGGTGCCGGATTCGGTGTAGTTGCAGCAGTCACGGACAGCGCTGCATGA
- a CDS encoding alpha/beta fold hydrolase, translating into MSHQLESLWQQIGDLPHQLFYLEIGGWRTRVLSVGEGSDTIVMMAGTSGHLEAFTQNIRALARTHTVIAYDYPGHGFSSLAGADLEIADYEKHLVGLLDALNVDRAHLCGESLGGWIALKFAQSHADRVRTLILSAPGGQIIKTSAMGKARSVSREAVENPTFANVKARLQVVIHDPELITDELVHMRQAVYSREGFARSMDHILALQQPEIRFRNRVTEEDYAALTVPTLLVWTDHEPSGGIETGERFAAAIPDGELLVIRNAAHWPQWEDPEAFNECALDFLARKG; encoded by the coding sequence ATGAGCCATCAGCTTGAGTCGCTGTGGCAGCAGATCGGGGACCTCCCCCATCAACTGTTCTATCTCGAGATCGGGGGCTGGCGTACCCGCGTCCTGTCGGTGGGCGAGGGCAGCGACACCATCGTGATGATGGCCGGTACCAGCGGTCACCTCGAGGCCTTCACACAGAACATTCGGGCGCTGGCCCGGACCCACACCGTGATCGCCTACGACTACCCCGGCCACGGATTCTCCAGTCTGGCAGGAGCCGATCTCGAGATAGCGGACTATGAAAAACACCTGGTCGGGCTGCTGGATGCCCTGAATGTCGACCGGGCACATCTCTGCGGTGAATCGCTCGGCGGATGGATCGCACTGAAGTTTGCCCAGTCACACGCGGATCGGGTCAGGACCTTGATCCTGAGCGCTCCGGGCGGGCAGATCATCAAAACCTCAGCGATGGGTAAGGCGCGTTCGGTCAGCCGCGAGGCCGTCGAGAATCCAACCTTTGCCAACGTCAAAGCGAGGCTGCAGGTAGTCATCCATGATCCCGAGCTCATCACTGACGAGCTAGTGCACATGCGCCAGGCCGTCTACAGCCGGGAGGGTTTTGCCCGCTCCATGGATCACATCCTGGCCCTGCAGCAGCCGGAGATCCGCTTCCGCAACCGAGTCACTGAGGAAGATTACGCGGCCCTGACCGTCCCGACTCTGCTCGTGTGGACGGATCATGAGCCCTCGGGCGGCATCGAGACGGGTGAACGGTTCGCAGCGGCAATACCCGACGGCGAACTGCTGGTTATCCGCAACGCAGCCCACTGGCCCCAGTGGGAAGACCCAGAGGCCTTCAACGAATGCGCCCTCGATTTCCTGGCAAGAAAGGGGTGA
- a CDS encoding 2-keto-4-pentenoate hydratase: MSPIIQKIADDLYAARQNLTPIDHIRHQLPGGDLASAYAISEINTQRRVQEQKLRRVGRKVGLTNPMVQRKAGVDQPDYGIILEDMVFPGGVVRPRSAFIKPKIEAELAFVLKEDLLSSDLAAVEAAIDYVVPAIELVDCRYHNYGMSILDTVADNAACEGVVTGAVRKPYGEIDLNEVEMILYRGDEEVTRGIGRNVLAGPVNAIQWLAETSLRINKPLRAGEILLSGSIGMIVDWETDVPYTAVYSHGFGSVSATLDSKDLHHA; this comes from the coding sequence ATGTCACCGATTATCCAAAAAATTGCCGACGACCTCTATGCGGCCCGGCAGAACCTCACACCGATTGACCACATCCGGCATCAGCTGCCCGGTGGCGATCTGGCTTCCGCCTATGCAATCTCCGAGATCAACACACAACGGCGGGTCCAGGAGCAGAAGCTTCGGCGTGTTGGCCGCAAAGTCGGCCTGACCAATCCCATGGTGCAAAGAAAGGCCGGTGTGGATCAGCCCGACTACGGCATCATTCTCGAGGACATGGTTTTCCCGGGAGGCGTGGTCCGTCCGAGATCCGCATTCATCAAACCGAAGATCGAGGCGGAGCTCGCTTTCGTCCTCAAGGAAGACCTGCTCTCCTCGGACCTCGCTGCCGTTGAAGCTGCCATCGATTACGTGGTGCCCGCGATAGAGCTCGTTGACTGCCGGTACCACAACTACGGAATGAGCATTCTCGATACCGTCGCGGACAACGCGGCCTGTGAGGGCGTGGTGACCGGGGCGGTCCGCAAACCTTACGGTGAAATCGACCTCAACGAGGTCGAAATGATCCTGTACCGCGGCGACGAGGAAGTGACCCGGGGCATCGGCAGGAATGTCCTGGCCGGTCCGGTCAACGCCATCCAGTGGCTCGCCGAGACATCGCTTCGGATCAATAAGCCGCTGCGTGCCGGCGAAATCCTACTCTCCGGATCAATCGGCATGATCGTCGATTGGGAGACCGATGTCCCCTACACCGCTGTTTACTCGCACGGATTCGGTTCCGTGTCAGCCACTCTCGATTCCAAGGATCTACACCATGCCTGA
- a CDS encoding nuclear transport factor 2 family protein, giving the protein MPEVTSEIRAEIEQLVTEHHWLLDHGHADRLYTLYAEDAVSTGPLGTMDGREAVKAWGERRAKMDAGVVRHFSGGTRLAFENGVLCGTTYYMTFRDSQSDPLHPASVGEFREQYTQVDGRWLIYRREIAPIFGAANAAAHAQRIAAGEAK; this is encoded by the coding sequence ATGCCTGAAGTCACCAGCGAAATACGCGCTGAAATTGAACAGCTTGTCACGGAGCACCACTGGCTGCTTGACCACGGGCATGCCGACCGTTTGTACACGCTGTACGCGGAGGACGCGGTGTCCACCGGGCCGCTGGGAACAATGGACGGCCGGGAGGCCGTGAAGGCCTGGGGCGAACGCCGGGCAAAGATGGATGCGGGGGTCGTCCGGCACTTTTCCGGGGGAACCCGGTTGGCCTTCGAAAACGGCGTCCTTTGCGGCACCACCTACTACATGACCTTTCGGGACAGTCAGTCCGATCCGCTCCATCCGGCCAGCGTGGGAGAGTTCCGTGAGCAGTACACCCAAGTGGATGGCCGGTGGCTTATCTATCGCCGTGAGATCGCTCCGATTTTCGGCGCGGCAAACGCCGCTGCCCACGCACAGCGCATAGCCGCAGGAGAGGCTAAATGA
- a CDS encoding HpcH/HpaI aldolase family protein, with the protein MSLGQSAAPVLLHIATPSMAAAENALDAGYDGVMLDLQHGEIGLDQASNMLRSIPRGNAYLFARVACIDSGVIGRLLDSGARGIVAPTVESAEQAQALVSATKYPPLGRRSLGPSRPALYSGADYCAAGNQAVSTVVQIETAAGVEAADRILSVDGVDSLYIGPSDLAVSYGLPGRPDWSDGPVADAVAHLAERARVHGVKVGLYCSDPAFAAGQILQTGLDYVGLGIDLMFISKQARASLAALKEAS; encoded by the coding sequence ATGAGTCTCGGCCAGTCGGCAGCGCCTGTGCTGCTTCACATTGCCACACCATCAATGGCTGCCGCTGAAAACGCGTTGGACGCCGGTTACGACGGCGTCATGCTCGACCTGCAGCACGGAGAGATCGGACTGGACCAGGCAAGCAACATGCTGCGGTCCATACCCCGAGGCAATGCATACCTGTTTGCCCGCGTGGCCTGCATTGACTCCGGTGTCATCGGGCGGCTGCTGGACAGCGGCGCCCGCGGAATAGTCGCTCCCACGGTCGAATCCGCGGAACAGGCACAGGCACTGGTATCGGCTACAAAGTACCCGCCGCTCGGTCGACGCAGCCTTGGCCCCAGCCGGCCCGCCCTCTACTCCGGAGCCGACTACTGCGCTGCGGGGAACCAAGCTGTATCCACAGTGGTGCAAATTGAAACCGCTGCCGGTGTTGAAGCAGCAGACCGGATACTCAGTGTGGACGGTGTGGACTCGCTCTACATCGGACCCTCCGACCTGGCGGTCTCCTACGGCCTACCCGGGCGCCCGGACTGGTCCGACGGCCCGGTTGCCGACGCCGTCGCCCACCTCGCCGAAAGGGCACGGGTCCACGGAGTCAAAGTGGGCCTGTACTGCAGCGACCCCGCCTTCGCCGCCGGGCAGATACTGCAGACCGGCCTGGACTATGTGGGACTGGGCATCGACCTGATGTTCATCAGCAAACAGGCCCGCGCCTCCCTCGCGGCTCTCAAGGAGGCATCATGA
- a CDS encoding bifunctional 3-(3-hydroxy-phenyl)propionate/3-hydroxycinnamic acid hydroxylase yields the protein MTEQTEILIIGAGPTGLTLANLLGRRGIRTILIEARDKLIDYPRAVGIDDESLRAMQGLGLVDKVLEHTVPDQQIRIVNGAGKIIAGINPTTREFGWPRRNGFVQPLVDQILLEGAQRYDCVEVRLGAKATDVVQDADGVTVTVHSQGKDSSIRAEYLVGCEGGRSFTRQKLGIPFTGETRRQRGLVIDVANDPLGTPHAVFGGDPTRGYATLSLPHGIRRWEFMLLDGEDDDLINSDEFLHQLLRDHVAEPAELDVIRRRVYEHHARLADRFRDGRVLLAGDAAHVMPVVAGQGWNSCIRDALNLGWKLPAVVRGLADDRLLDTYAEERRDHVKAMIDLSVGMSKVVTNRSKVTSAVRDTAAAVIDRLPKLKSYVSGQGFKPMPKYTRGVVVPGKWPESKSVPIEDGVQPGTGTLFPQPHVRTADGEDVLLDDVTGDGWRIFVWNNNPEHFLSADSLAALTALDATLVHAVPATQLRWTAAHATPGVCVVGDASGMLKSWFHARPVSVAIVRPDHVIAAECLAQDLNRTLQKVFGSAYLLPADGTPLPAGSGPGTDSSHFVSSRKRELTS from the coding sequence ATGACGGAACAAACCGAAATCCTGATCATCGGAGCGGGACCCACCGGGCTGACGCTGGCCAATCTGCTGGGCCGCCGGGGCATCCGTACCATCCTCATCGAGGCACGGGACAAGCTCATCGACTACCCGCGGGCCGTTGGCATCGACGACGAGTCGCTGCGCGCCATGCAGGGGCTGGGACTGGTGGACAAGGTGCTTGAGCACACTGTCCCCGATCAGCAGATCCGCATCGTCAACGGTGCGGGCAAGATCATCGCCGGAATCAATCCAACCACCCGCGAGTTTGGCTGGCCCCGCCGCAACGGATTCGTGCAGCCGCTGGTGGACCAGATCCTCCTGGAAGGCGCACAGCGCTATGACTGCGTCGAGGTCCGCCTCGGAGCCAAGGCCACCGATGTGGTTCAGGACGCCGACGGAGTCACTGTCACGGTGCATTCCCAAGGCAAAGACTCCTCCATCCGCGCGGAATACCTGGTGGGTTGCGAGGGCGGGCGCTCATTCACCCGCCAAAAGCTGGGGATTCCCTTCACCGGCGAGACCCGGCGCCAACGCGGTTTGGTGATCGACGTCGCCAATGATCCGCTGGGGACACCCCACGCGGTCTTCGGCGGGGACCCCACCCGGGGATACGCCACCCTAAGCCTGCCGCACGGCATACGCCGGTGGGAGTTCATGCTGCTGGACGGCGAGGACGACGACCTAATCAACAGCGACGAATTTCTCCATCAACTGCTCCGGGACCATGTGGCGGAGCCGGCCGAGTTGGATGTCATCCGCCGCCGCGTCTACGAGCACCACGCGCGCCTTGCGGACCGTTTCCGGGACGGGCGGGTCCTGTTGGCCGGCGACGCCGCCCATGTAATGCCGGTGGTCGCCGGGCAGGGATGGAATTCCTGCATCCGTGACGCCCTGAACCTTGGCTGGAAGCTGCCGGCAGTTGTCCGAGGGCTGGCCGATGACCGGCTGCTCGACACCTATGCGGAGGAACGCCGCGACCATGTCAAGGCAATGATCGACCTGTCGGTAGGAATGTCCAAGGTCGTGACGAACCGGAGCAAGGTCACGTCTGCAGTACGTGACACCGCAGCCGCCGTGATCGACCGCCTGCCAAAACTCAAGTCCTACGTCTCGGGCCAGGGATTCAAACCCATGCCGAAGTACACCCGCGGCGTGGTCGTCCCGGGAAAGTGGCCGGAGTCGAAGTCGGTGCCCATCGAGGACGGAGTGCAGCCGGGCACGGGCACGCTGTTCCCGCAGCCGCACGTCCGCACCGCTGATGGAGAGGATGTCCTGCTCGACGACGTCACGGGTGACGGATGGCGGATCTTCGTCTGGAACAACAACCCGGAGCATTTCCTTTCCGCGGATTCCCTCGCTGCCCTGACCGCTTTGGACGCCACCCTCGTCCATGCGGTGCCGGCAACCCAGCTCCGTTGGACCGCCGCCCATGCAACCCCGGGCGTGTGTGTGGTCGGAGACGCTTCGGGAATGTTGAAGTCCTGGTTCCATGCGCGTCCGGTTTCCGTCGCGATCGTCCGGCCTGACCACGTCATTGCCGCCGAATGCCTGGCTCAGGACCTGAACCGTACTCTGCAGAAGGTCTTCGGCAGTGCCTATCTGCTCCCGGCAGATGGCACTCCACTCCCCGCGGGGTCCGGCCCCGGGACAGATTCTTCACACTTCGTTTCCTCAAGGAAGAGAGAACTCACGTCATGA